Proteins from a genomic interval of Bacteroidota bacterium:
- a CDS encoding DoxX family protein: MKKILSIKYTDFGFNLALLILRLASGILMMAHGYGKLIQYAEKKDGFMDFMGLGGPVSFALLIFAEFFCAAFIAAGLFTRLAAIPLIFAMSVALTHAHGGDVFGKGEVPALFLVSFTTILLLGPGKFSDDGVIGK, from the coding sequence ATGAAAAAAATACTCTCCATCAAATACACAGACTTTGGATTTAATCTCGCCCTGCTGATTTTACGATTGGCTTCCGGCATATTGATGATGGCACATGGATATGGGAAACTGATTCAGTATGCCGAAAAGAAAGATGGCTTTATGGATTTTATGGGCTTGGGAGGACCGGTTTCATTTGCCCTCCTCATCTTTGCCGAATTTTTCTGTGCTGCTTTTATCGCTGCCGGGCTTTTTACTCGCTTAGCTGCCATTCCCCTCATATTTGCTATGAGTGTGGCTTTGACTCATGCTCACGGTGGCGATGTTTTTGGCAAAGGCGAGGTGCCCGCACTTTTCCTTGTCTCCTTCACTACTATTCTGCTGCTAGGTCCTGGCAAATTCAGCGATGATGGGGTGATAGGAAAATGA
- a CDS encoding glycosyltransferase family 4 protein codes for MSRRTKIVVNTRFLIKNKLEGIGLFTFESLKRMTQAHPEVDFTFLFDSYYEDEFLFGPNVIPMVILPPARRPILWYWWFEIEMAIWLKRNPHDLFLSTDSFGCLRSDIPQVLVMHDLSYEHFKNQVPWLSLLYYRYFIPRYARKAARIATVSEFSKEDIVKYYDISPDKIDVVYNGAKEVYRPIAEDRKQEVKEKYSDGKNYFVYVGSIHPRKNVGNLLQAFEQFKTGTGSDFQLLIVGRKAWKYNEVEQIYKKMKHQKDVSFLGHIPSEDLGEIVAAAFAMVYVSLFEGFGIPIIEAMSCEVPVITSNVSSMPEAAGDAALLVNPLSVEEISSAMKKLSENDALRQALIEKGKEQIKKFSWELTAQKLWNCCEKVLVRNR; via the coding sequence TTGAGCCGCAGAACCAAAATAGTGGTCAATACCCGTTTCCTGATTAAGAATAAACTGGAGGGTATCGGTCTTTTCACCTTCGAATCGCTGAAACGGATGACGCAGGCGCATCCTGAAGTAGATTTCACCTTTCTTTTTGATAGCTATTATGAAGATGAGTTTCTGTTTGGGCCGAACGTGATACCTATGGTAATTCTGCCCCCTGCCCGTAGGCCAATTTTGTGGTATTGGTGGTTTGAAATCGAAATGGCTATTTGGCTGAAACGAAATCCACACGACTTATTTCTTTCTACTGATAGTTTTGGCTGTTTAAGATCAGATATACCACAGGTACTGGTAATGCACGACTTATCTTATGAGCATTTCAAGAATCAGGTGCCTTGGCTTTCGTTGCTTTATTATAGATATTTCATTCCCCGTTATGCGCGCAAAGCAGCACGCATCGCCACGGTATCTGAATTTTCAAAAGAGGATATTGTGAAATACTACGACATTTCACCGGATAAAATTGATGTGGTGTACAACGGTGCCAAGGAGGTTTATCGCCCCATAGCTGAAGACAGAAAGCAAGAGGTGAAAGAAAAATATAGCGATGGAAAGAACTACTTTGTTTATGTAGGCTCCATTCACCCGCGAAAAAATGTCGGAAACTTATTGCAGGCGTTCGAGCAATTCAAGACCGGTACCGGTTCAGATTTTCAACTGCTGATTGTCGGGCGAAAGGCATGGAAGTACAATGAAGTGGAGCAGATTTATAAGAAAATGAAGCATCAAAAAGATGTCAGCTTCTTAGGGCATATTCCTTCGGAAGATTTAGGGGAAATTGTCGCTGCTGCTTTTGCTATGGTTTATGTTTCTTTATTCGAGGGTTTTGGAATTCCCATTATCGAGGCGATGAGCTGCGAAGTGCCTGTCATTACCTCCAACGTCAGTTCCATGCCCGAGGCCGCCGGAGATGCGGCGTTGCTCGTCAATCCTTTGTCGGTAGAGGAGATTTCTTCTGCCATGAAAAAGCTAAGCGAAAATGATGCATTGCGCCAAGCACTTATTGAAAAGGGGAAAGAACAAATAAAGAAATTCAGTTGGGAGCTAACCGCTCAGAAACTCTGGAACTGCTGTGAAAAAGTATTGGTTAGGAATAGATAA